From Xenopus tropicalis strain Nigerian chromosome 3, UCB_Xtro_10.0, whole genome shotgun sequence, the proteins below share one genomic window:
- the atp23 gene encoding mitochondrial inner membrane protease ATP23 homolog — protein sequence MEEKKIEQDELGYQLFPERGNGDRKKQGLLSKSLFTFNHKCQVMLKIALDTSPYAKLLLDAMKHTGCTVYKDRHFSCEECDGSVSGGFDAATSEIVLCQNNIHQQSHMNRVVTHELIHAFDHCRAHVDWFNNVRHLACSEIRAANLSGDCTLANELTRFKFGVKEHHKVCVRDRALRSILAVRNVSRETAEKAVDEVFDSCFNDHEPFGRIPHSKTDAKFAHRDFQNRDRYYANL from the exons atGGAAGAAAAGAAAATTGAGCAGGATGAGCTCGGTTATCAGCTGTTCCCTGAGAGGGGCAACGGCGATCGCAAAAAGCAAGGTCTGTTGTCAAAGAGCTTGTTTACCTTTAACCATAAGTGCCAGGTGATGCTGAAGATTGCGCTGGACACAA GCCCATATGCCAAGTTGCTTTTAGATGCCATGAAACATACAGGTTG TACAGTTTATAAAGACAGACACTTCTCTTGTGAAGAATGTGATGGATCAGTCAGTGGAGGATTTGATGCTGCAACGTCAGAG ATTGTATTATGTCAAAATAACATTCATCAACAATCCCATATGAACCGTGTAGTTACACATGAATTAATTCATGCATTTGATCATTGTCGTGCACATGTAGACTGGTTCAACAACGTGCGGCACTTAGCCTGTTCTGAG ATTAGAGCTGCTAATTTGAGTGGTGATTGTACACTTGCCAATGAACTTACTCGGTTCAAATTTGGTGTTAAAGAACATCATAAG GTTTGTGTCCGGGACAGAGCTCTTCGTTCTATTTTAGCTGTAAGAAACGTCAGCCGAGAAACTGCTGAGAAGGCAGTAGATGAAGTTTTTGATTCATGTTTCAATGACCATGAGCCATTTGGGCGAATCCCTCATAGTAAAACTGATGCAAAATTTGCACACAGAGATTTTCAAAATCGGGACCGATATTATgcaaacctttaa
- the atp23 gene encoding mitochondrial inner membrane protease ATP23 homolog isoform X1 yields the protein MNRVVTHELIHAFDHCRAHVDWFNNVRHLACSEIRAANLSGDCTLANELTRFKFGVKEHHKVCVRDRALRSILAVRNVSRETAEKAVDEVFDSCFNDHEPFGRIPHSKTDAKFAHRDFQNRDRYYANL from the exons ATGAACCGTGTAGTTACACATGAATTAATTCATGCATTTGATCATTGTCGTGCACATGTAGACTGGTTCAACAACGTGCGGCACTTAGCCTGTTCTGAG ATTAGAGCTGCTAATTTGAGTGGTGATTGTACACTTGCCAATGAACTTACTCGGTTCAAATTTGGTGTTAAAGAACATCATAAG GTTTGTGTCCGGGACAGAGCTCTTCGTTCTATTTTAGCTGTAAGAAACGTCAGCCGAGAAACTGCTGAGAAGGCAGTAGATGAAGTTTTTGATTCATGTTTCAATGACCATGAGCCATTTGGGCGAATCCCTCATAGTAAAACTGATGCAAAATTTGCACACAGAGATTTTCAAAATCGGGACCGATATTATgcaaacctttaa